A genomic segment from Saimiri boliviensis isolate mSaiBol1 chromosome 14, mSaiBol1.pri, whole genome shotgun sequence encodes:
- the CBLC gene encoding E3 ubiquitin-protein ligase CBL-C isoform X2 has protein sequence MAVALAPRGRQWEEARAFERAVKLLQRLEEQCRDPRLSMSPPSLRDLLPRTAQLLQEVAQARRAGGRGDPGDPGGSGNFLVIYLANLEAKSRQVAELLPPRGRRSANDELFREGSRLRRQLAKLAVIFSHMHAELQALFPGGRYCGHVYQLTKAPAHVFWRERCGARCVLPWAEFESLLGTCHPVEPGCMALALRTTIDLTCSGHVSIFEFDVFTRLFQPWPTLLKNWQLLAVNHPGYMAFLTYDEVQERLQAYTDKPGSYIFRPSCTRLGQWAIGYVSSDGSILQTIPANKPLSQVLLKGQKDGFYLYPDGKNHNPDLTELCQAEPQQRIHVSEEQLQLYWAMDSTFELCKICAESNKDVKIEPCGHLLCSRCLAAWQHSDSQTCPFCRCEIKGREAVSIYQFHGQATAEDSGDGSHQEGRELELGQVPLSAPPLPPRSELPPRKAKNAQPKVRFLKGNFPPAALGAQDPTPA, from the exons ATGGCTGTGGCGTTGGCCCCGCGGGGGCGACAGTGGGAAGAGGCCCGCGCCTTTGAGCGGGCGGTGAAGCTGCTGCAGCGCCTGGAAGAGCAATGCCGCGACCCCCGGCTGTCCATGAGTCCCCCTTCGCTTCGGGACCTGCTGCCCCGCACAGCGCAGCTGCTTCAAGAGGTGGCTCAAGCTCGTCGGGCTGGGGGCAGAGGCGACCCCGGGGATCCCGGAGGCTCCGGGAACTTTCTAGTCATCTACCTGGCCAATCTGGAGGCCAAGAGCAGACAGGTGGCTGAGCTGCTGCCGCCCCGGGGCCGAAGGAGCGCCAACGACGAACTCTTCCGGGAGGGATCCAGACTCAG GCGCCAGCTGGCCAAGCTGGCCGTCATCTTCAGCCACATGCACGCAGAGCTGCAAGCGCTTTTCCCCGGGGGAAGGTACTGCGGACATGTGTACCAGCTCACCAAGGCCCCAGCCCACGTCTTCTGGAGGGAGCGCTGCGGAGCCCG GTGTGTGCTGCCCTGGGCTGAGTTTGAGTCGCTCCTGGGCACCTGCCACCCGGTGGAGCCAGGCTGCATGGCCCTGGCCCTGCGCACCACCATCGACCTCACCTGCAGCGGACACGTGTCCATCTTCGAGTTCGACGTCTTCACCAGGCTCTTCCAG CCATGGCCAACACTCCTCAAGAACTGGCAGCTCCTGGCAGTCAACCACCCAGGCTACATGGCCTTCCTCACCTATGATGAGGTCCAGGAGCGTCTGCAGGCCTACACGGACAAGCCAGGCAG ctACATCTTCCGGCCCAGCTGTACTCGCTTGGGGCAGTGGGCCATCGGCTACGTGAGCTCAGATGGCAGCATCCTGCAGACCATCCCTGCCAACAAACCCCTGTCCCAGGTGCTCCTGAAGGGACAAAAAGACGGCTT cTACCTCTACCCAGATGGAAAGAACCACAACCCAGACCTGACTGAGCTCTGCCAGGCGGAACCCCAGCAGCGCATCCACGTGTCAGAG GAGCAGCTGCAGCTGTACTGGGCCATGGACTCCACATTTGAGCTCTGCAAGATCTGTGCTGAGAGCAACAAGGATGTGAAGATCGAGCCATGTGGACATCTGCTCTGTAGCCGCTGCCTGGCTGCCTGGCAG CACTCAGACAGCCAGACCTGCCCCTTCTGCCGCTGCGAGATCAAGGGCCGGGAGGCCGTGAGTATCTACCAATTCCATGGCCAGGCTACTGCTGAGGACTCAGGAGACGGCAGTCACCAGGAAGGCAGGGAGCTGGAGCTGGGGCAG GTGCCCCTTTCGGCTCCACCACTGCCCCCACGGTCAGAACTGCCCCCGAGGAAAGCCAAAAATGCCCAGCCAAAGGTG AGATTTCTAAAGGGGAACTTCCCTCCAGCTGCCCTGGGAGCCCAGGACCCTACCCCGGCCTGA
- the CBLC gene encoding E3 ubiquitin-protein ligase CBL-C isoform X1 encodes MAVALAPRGRQWEEARAFERAVKLLQRLEEQCRDPRLSMSPPSLRDLLPRTAQLLQEVAQARRAGGRGDPGDPGGSGNFLVIYLANLEAKSRQVAELLPPRGRRSANDELFREGSRLRRQLAKLAVIFSHMHAELQALFPGGRYCGHVYQLTKAPAHVFWRERCGARCVLPWAEFESLLGTCHPVEPGCMALALRTTIDLTCSGHVSIFEFDVFTRLFQPWPTLLKNWQLLAVNHPGYMAFLTYDEVQERLQAYTDKPGSYIFRPSCTRLGQWAIGYVSSDGSILQTIPANKPLSQVLLKGQKDGFYLYPDGKNHNPDLTELCQAEPQQRIHVSEEQLQLYWAMDSTFELCKICAESNKDVKIEPCGHLLCSRCLAAWQHSDSQTCPFCRCEIKGREAVSIYQFHGQATAEDSGDGSHQEGRELELGQVPLSAPPLPPRSELPPRKAKNAQPKVAL; translated from the exons ATGGCTGTGGCGTTGGCCCCGCGGGGGCGACAGTGGGAAGAGGCCCGCGCCTTTGAGCGGGCGGTGAAGCTGCTGCAGCGCCTGGAAGAGCAATGCCGCGACCCCCGGCTGTCCATGAGTCCCCCTTCGCTTCGGGACCTGCTGCCCCGCACAGCGCAGCTGCTTCAAGAGGTGGCTCAAGCTCGTCGGGCTGGGGGCAGAGGCGACCCCGGGGATCCCGGAGGCTCCGGGAACTTTCTAGTCATCTACCTGGCCAATCTGGAGGCCAAGAGCAGACAGGTGGCTGAGCTGCTGCCGCCCCGGGGCCGAAGGAGCGCCAACGACGAACTCTTCCGGGAGGGATCCAGACTCAG GCGCCAGCTGGCCAAGCTGGCCGTCATCTTCAGCCACATGCACGCAGAGCTGCAAGCGCTTTTCCCCGGGGGAAGGTACTGCGGACATGTGTACCAGCTCACCAAGGCCCCAGCCCACGTCTTCTGGAGGGAGCGCTGCGGAGCCCG GTGTGTGCTGCCCTGGGCTGAGTTTGAGTCGCTCCTGGGCACCTGCCACCCGGTGGAGCCAGGCTGCATGGCCCTGGCCCTGCGCACCACCATCGACCTCACCTGCAGCGGACACGTGTCCATCTTCGAGTTCGACGTCTTCACCAGGCTCTTCCAG CCATGGCCAACACTCCTCAAGAACTGGCAGCTCCTGGCAGTCAACCACCCAGGCTACATGGCCTTCCTCACCTATGATGAGGTCCAGGAGCGTCTGCAGGCCTACACGGACAAGCCAGGCAG ctACATCTTCCGGCCCAGCTGTACTCGCTTGGGGCAGTGGGCCATCGGCTACGTGAGCTCAGATGGCAGCATCCTGCAGACCATCCCTGCCAACAAACCCCTGTCCCAGGTGCTCCTGAAGGGACAAAAAGACGGCTT cTACCTCTACCCAGATGGAAAGAACCACAACCCAGACCTGACTGAGCTCTGCCAGGCGGAACCCCAGCAGCGCATCCACGTGTCAGAG GAGCAGCTGCAGCTGTACTGGGCCATGGACTCCACATTTGAGCTCTGCAAGATCTGTGCTGAGAGCAACAAGGATGTGAAGATCGAGCCATGTGGACATCTGCTCTGTAGCCGCTGCCTGGCTGCCTGGCAG CACTCAGACAGCCAGACCTGCCCCTTCTGCCGCTGCGAGATCAAGGGCCGGGAGGCCGTGAGTATCTACCAATTCCATGGCCAGGCTACTGCTGAGGACTCAGGAGACGGCAGTCACCAGGAAGGCAGGGAGCTGGAGCTGGGGCAG GTGCCCCTTTCGGCTCCACCACTGCCCCCACGGTCAGAACTGCCCCCGAGGAAAGCCAAAAATGCCCAGCCAAAGGTG GCGCTCTGA